ATCAAAGTTATGACTTGATGGTAAATTACAATGCAAGTGGTTCATCAGAAACCAATCAGAAACGTGTGTTTGTTGGAGATGTCTTGTCAAATAATGCTAATAATATGTCTACTAATTACAATGGTTATGATCATCAAGATGTTCATCAATCTTCTTTAGCTAATCCATCACTTTACCATAGCACACTTCAAGATTTTGCTTATGGTACTACTAATCAGATATCTACTAGTTCGACTGCTTCGTATTTCGATAATGCGAATTCTTGGATGAATAGGCCGATTGATAATAATTGTCATCAATGGAGGACTATTGGTAGTGATCATAATATTACTCAGGGTTTGTCTCTGTCTTTGTCTTCCAATCCGGATCCGCCAGTTAGAGGAAATGTATGTCATTTCGGAGAGGGATATAGTTCTGATTATCTGCAATCAAGACCTGGTTTGTTCAAAGAGCCTCGTGAAGATTCTAAAGAATTTGTCAAGCAAAATTATTTGCCAAGTCCAATGTTAAAGCCAGCAATTATTAGTAAAAGTAGCTGTGGAAAATCGCTTCATGAAAAGGTGGTAGCAACTCCTTCGAATGCTTTTCGAAACTCCGGACCTCTTGGTCCTTTTACGGGATATGCAACTATTCTGAAGAATTCAAGGTTCTTGAAACCAGCTCAAGAACTGTTAGATGAATTCTGTGATGCAACCGGTTTGAAACTCATGAGAACCGGTGATGCATTAGCTAATGCAGAGACTAGTGATAGAGGCAATAACAATTCTGGTGTCTCATCTACACTTTATAACCCTAATCATGTTAGTGGTGGTGATCTTGGAGCTGCGAGCAGTTCCGGCGAGTCTTACAGACCGGAGTGCCAACAAAGGAAGGCTAAACTACTGTTTTTGCAAGAGGAGGTTGGTTATTTACCACATATTTCTATTCTATGGAATGATTAATTAGTTTTGCTATTTGCTAGCTAATGATAACTTTATTTATCCTTTTTGTTTTACCCTTTTTTGATTTAAAGtgaaaaatagattttaatgTTGACAAGTTAATAATGCTGTTTTAGTAAGTTGGATTCTCTCTGGATTAACTTTATTGgatcaaaaatatcaattagaaAACAAGCCAAATACCTACTTACTTGGTATGGAATAAAGGTGTACTAATAATGTATATGATATAAGTTTCATTACAAAATAGAATCATGAAAGTGTACTAATTTTTATCCTTTTGTGCCAAATGTTTTTGCAAACAAAATGAAATGGAATGTAAACATGAATCTTTCCTCAAAATGCGGTGATCATTACTATTCGAGAATCGTAACATCTAATGAAGCACATAAATGTTTGCTTGAATGATGATTATtgtatattcataaaaaaatgacaatatatgaTTGAACAATAAATTTATGTGAGTTAGGATTTTCATCTTGTTTGTCATTTCATGAATTTGATCAAAGTGTTGTCTTTTGTTTTGTGGATGTAATAGGGGTTTAATACCTTAGTCTATAGCAATAGATTTGAAGCATATAACAAAACCCTCTTATTTGCAAATCGATTAAAGGTTCTACATTTTACCTTTacctttaattttgaattaggTCTGAACCAAGTACTACCCTCAATCTAGGCCTTAAGATAAATACTAAATGAGTCCATGGTtggtttttgataatatgtacAGTTACGCATCGTTATGTCTTATGTGCAACGTACAAATCCGCTCTTGATAAGCATTGTTACATCTTTCATTATTAAATCTTTTTGATCTGAATTTTTTTGCATTATGCAGAATGTCAAATATAACGGAAAGAAAAGTAAGTGCTTGATAGACTTTGTAGTTCTTAGTGAATAAGAAACGTGTTGAAGATATCTATGCTAATAGCTTCTAAATGATTTTAGAGTTTTGTActgattttaaattcaagcaatgcatcttactttattttttttgaatctttTAGATTATATACCTTGTAAAGGTTATAAGGTGGTAAGCATTAACTTATTATCTTATGATTAGAGGTTATATAGAATAGTCaacatttcaaaatatttacatttcaTTAGAGGATTCAAACTGTAGAAGAAAAAGGCTATTACATGATTCCTGCTATGCAAATGTAGCTGCATTGATGCCATTTACTAAGAGGATAAGGGAACCAGAAAAAAACATTTAGTCCTTTTTTCCCTCTTTTAGAAAGTCATGTAAAATGACATTATATAGGAATCAATAGTACACTCCACTTCACTTTAAGTTCAAAaccctaaatttttttatgtcaaattATGATGCCATTATTGTTTGCATATCAACTCAACTTGCCTAATTATAGCTAAAATCGGTGCTTGCATCAGTAAAATCGCTGTTTATCCCACTAACTTCATATGAaagattttgtatttttcccTTTTATCATTACTTAATCTCATAGTTTAAGAATGTATGAATTTTAGATCAATATTATGCAAACATTTTTGGTGACTATATATATGTATCTATGTTATTGATAGGTATGCAGAAAGTACAAGCAATATCACCAGCAGATGCAAATGGTGGCTTCGTCGTTCGATGCAGTTGCAGGTCTGAGTGCTGCGACACCCTATGTTTCTTTGGCTCTCAAGACGATATCGAGGAATTTTCGGTTCCTAAAACTTGCAATTTCGGATCAGCTCAAACATGTAGCGAAGGCTCTCGGGGAAGATATGTTAACCCATAATGCTGGTGCTAGTAGTAGTAAAGGTGACGTGAGCACATCAAGGATGAGACACATTGATCAAAGCTTCCAAAGGAACAAATTGGGTGGGGCTAATGTGGGCATCTTTGAACCCCAACAACATGTCTGGAGGCCCCAACGAGGCCTACCGGAACGTTCCGTTGCTATTCTTAGAGCATGGCTATTTGAGCATTTTCTTCACCCGTGAGTCCCACCGTCCGTCTTCCTCCTTAATTCTCTCATACATGCAGCTTGATTTGTTAATTCAATGCATCATCATTTCCTCCTGTAGGTACCCCACCGACACCGATAAACACATGCTGGCCACTCAAACGGGTCTGTCTCGGAATCAGGTACGTAACGCTTGATAAGGATcttgtttttttctttcatcATTATGCTCATGGCCCTTGCATCAATCAATTTGGGTGATTTCTTGTGATTGAATCAAACTGTTTTGCATAGTCATTCCCATTTTACGACCTTTTTGTGTAGGTCAAACATATAGTTTCATATTTTCCGTCTCTTGTAAAATAAACTACAACAATATATGTTTACTGTCCTTAATACCTTTAATTTGGGAGCATACTACGGATTCACTGTCTCTATTAACATATTGCGGCAGAGTTTAATGAATTAACAACCACTTTTCCTTTCGTTAATGAAACAGTTTCTTGTAGTGTATATTCTGGGTACTTCCAATGCTAACCATTTTAGAGTGTATAGGTCTCAAATTGGTTTATAAATGCTCGGGTGCGCGTTTGGAAACCAATGGTGGAAGAAATACACATGCTCGAAACCAAAGGTGTGGCGGAAACCAATCGAACTACTTCCCGCAATGATGGTAAATCTAAAGAGGGAACTGATCGGTCGAATCACGAGCAAGCATTGAACACTATTGGTGCAAGTTCTATGCTTAGTAGGCAGATGGAATGCTCCGGATCAGGTTCGTCGGGAGGAAGCGGGGACCGAGAGCTCGAGGTCGAGCATTGGGATCAAGAGAAAAGATCAAGAGTAGATCATCAGTTTCGGGTTCCAACCTGTATGGATACATCAATGATGAATTTTCTGCCATACCAAAGAAGTGGAATTGACATAGGAGGTGGGATTGGAGCTGTTTCGCTTACATTAGGCCTTAGGCGCAGCGCGGAAAATGTGCAACAGCAGCAACATGAAGATCAACTAATTGGGCGGCAATTTGGAGGTCAGATGATTCGTGATTTTGCGGGTTGAATTATTATATGATCATATTATAtactttatgttttaaatggaaaattagcTAGGGAATAACTAGGGAGAAAGAAAAATGAGATGAAAAGAAAAGCTCGTATCACCAATGCATTGCCTATTTATGAAAAGAGATTCATCTTTCCATATTTAAATGTCTTCAAGCTTTGGTTGAATTATTATATGatcatattaatattaatacttATGTTCTTATTTATTAATGTCATACTGAATCAATGAAATGTGAAATGTAAAATGCAATACATAGGAGTTTCAGATGCGTTTTCGAAAGTAAAAATGAAATGCTAAAATTGTATGACTCGGATAACGTTTCATACAATATAGATTCTTACCAATGCATAAGCtaataaaataatctttttgCCTGATTGTATATGTAAAAATCATTAGATTATTGATAtgtaatttgaaatattttatttctgatgagttaaaatttaatttttatttaactattttaactctattttaatttatactattaaGTGTAAAACTCTAATAAAgctacaattttttttgataaatgatcaTTAAATTAGTTCAATCACAAAGCTACGGAAGGAAAAAGTCTTTACGAGAAAGACAGGTTATAAATAATTAcagaaaaaatcaaatttttataaacattatttgccgaataattaaaattcttgTTTTTGTCCTTGAAATAAGAGACCGCTTTGCATATAGTAGAGTAAATTAAAGAATCGACATCCAccaaaatttgattaaaaactCTATTATTTCCTGATTTCCACAATTCccacacaaaaaaaaacaaatcgtTTGCCAAAGGGATCGAAATCTTCTATTCGATAAATTACTTCATAAGTCGAAGAATAAATGAATAGATCATGGGGCTGCCCATTGATAACTGCATTTTATCAAAACTGAATTCCAAATTTGCCAAGAATAACGGCAATGAAGAATTATGTGAATACTAGTCACATCTTCCGAACACAATAAGCAAGAAGAGTTGATTAAAGGAACActtcttcggatcaacataACATTTGAAGAAATCCTGTCTCTTGCTAATAACCTCATAAAGAAATTAATGCGAGGAGGGAGTTTACAAGCCGTAAAGATTATCATGAGAATGAGCTGAAATTTGTCGTAAACAAACATAATCTGCTGCTGAAAACGACCTGCCCTGCCAATGAAAACAATCTGACGAGAGGGGCGTGAAATCTGATCCTGCAAATCGCGAAACTGAGACTGCTCGCCAACACGGAGATGACGCTGCCAACTGAACCGGAAAACCTGCTGGTTCATGTCATAAATTGCAGCAAGTGTACTCGGTTTGTTGCGGTTTAGGTTGAAAAGAGCAGGAAATTGGAGATGCAAAGCTGGATTGACAGTCCAGTGATCAAGCCGAAATCTGCAATTACTTCCAGAACCCGTAGAGATGCTAAGCTGAGAATGAAAGAGCTGCCACACCTTCCGGTTTCTAACGC
This region of Mercurialis annua linkage group LG1-X, ddMerAnnu1.2, whole genome shotgun sequence genomic DNA includes:
- the LOC126667068 gene encoding BEL1-like homeodomain protein 8, producing MDTSSFRSESHVAQQSRRDKLRIQATSSSSAHHFNDYPNNLQHFSLNSGLNQDLVQVRSLSNNVLYDPIITTEMINFGNSSSVVAGDSTFTNMSHQSHPKTNTNDPQGCNWRTIDSHQSYDLMVNYNASGSSETNQKRVFVGDVLSNNANNMSTNYNGYDHQDVHQSSLANPSLYHSTLQDFAYGTTNQISTSSTASYFDNANSWMNRPIDNNCHQWRTIGSDHNITQGLSLSLSSNPDPPVRGNVCHFGEGYSSDYLQSRPGLFKEPREDSKEFVKQNYLPSPMLKPAIISKSSCGKSLHEKVVATPSNAFRNSGPLGPFTGYATILKNSRFLKPAQELLDEFCDATGLKLMRTGDALANAETSDRGNNNSGVSSTLYNPNHVSGGDLGAASSSGESYRPECQQRKAKLLFLQEEVCRKYKQYHQQMQMVASSFDAVAGLSAATPYVSLALKTISRNFRFLKLAISDQLKHVAKALGEDMLTHNAGASSSKGDVSTSRMRHIDQSFQRNKLGGANVGIFEPQQHVWRPQRGLPERSVAILRAWLFEHFLHPYPTDTDKHMLATQTGLSRNQVSNWFINARVRVWKPMVEEIHMLETKGVAETNRTTSRNDGKSKEGTDRSNHEQALNTIGASSMLSRQMECSGSGSSGGSGDRELEVEHWDQEKRSRVDHQFRVPTCMDTSMMNFLPYQRSGIDIGGGIGAVSLTLGLRRSAENVQQQQHEDQLIGRQFGGQMIRDFAG